The genomic stretch GCCGTGCTCGTCGGCGGTGGTGTGCTCCTCGGCGCGCTGGCGCTCGGCACGTTCAACCTGCCCGGCAACCTCAAGCAGGAGGACTCCTTCACCAGCAAGCCCGACGCGGTCGCCGCGATGGAGACGCTGGCCGCCGCCTATCCCGAGCGCGGTACCCAGGCCATCTCCGTCATCACGCCGGCCGACCGGGCCGCGGCCACCCTCGCCGAGATCCGGGACACCGAGGGAGTCGACAGCGCGGAGCAGGGGCGCAGCGGAGGCGGCTGGGCCGAGATCTCCGTCATCGCCAAGAACGCGCCGCAGTCCGCGGGGGAGACGGCGACCATCGAGGACCTGCGGGACCGGCTCGACGGCTCCTATGTCGGCGGGCCCAGTGCCGAGCAGATCGACCTGAAGGACACCAACGCCCGGGACCGGTTGATCGTCGTGCCGATCGTGCTGGTGTCGGTGCTGCTGATTCTGATTGCCCTGCTGCGCTCGGTCGTCGCGCCGCTGATCCTGGTCGTCGCCGTGGTCGCGGTCTGGGGTGCCGCCCTCGGCATCGGCGGGCTCGTCTTCGAGCCGCTGTTCGGCTTCGAGGGCACGGACCCGGGGCTCGGACTGCTCTCCTTCGTCTTCCTGGTCGCCCTCGGCGTCGACTACGGCATCTTCCTGATGCACCGGATGCGCGAGGAGTCCCTGAACGGCGCCGAACCGGACGTAGCCGCGCTCACCGCGCTGCGCACCACCGGCGGGGTCATCGCCTCCGCGGGTCTGGTCCTCGCCGCCACCTTCGCGGTGCTCACCAACATGCCGATGGTCCAGCTCGTCGAGCTCGGCTTCGTCATCGCGGTCGGTGTGCTCCTCGACACCTTCCTGGTCCGCACCTACCTGGTGACCAGCGCGAGCGTCGCCCTGCGCCGCAAGGTGTGGTGGCCGGGCGCCCTGTCCAAGGAGCCCGAGCACCCCGTACCGCCGAAGGAACCGGAGCGGATGACCGCGGCCGCCCATTAGCCGACAAAGGGCGCCCCGCACCTTTGATGGCTCGGTCGCCTACGGGCGCTTGATGCCGGTGTCGAGAGGACGATCGTGCTCAGCCCTTCGGGCCTCCGCGCGCTCGACCTCTCGACACCGGCGCGCCCTTCGGCTCCCTCGCTGTCTCCCGGAGGGGCGCCCTGCTAGCGGAAGATGACTCCGTGCAGCCCTCCATACCTGCGGCGCGTCCCCGGCTCGGTGAGCGGGTGATGGCCGCGATCAACCGGGATCCGACAACCGCGCCGCACGGCGCCCGCAACGACGTGTTGCTCGCGGTGGCGGCGTCCGTCCTGGCCGTGTGCCTGGCGCTGAGCACCGACGCCGGCCGCCGGCCCGACGCGCTCGGCTGGACACTCCTCATCGCCGCCCATGTGCCGCTGATGTGGCGGCGGCGCAAGCCGCTGCTCGTGTTCGCGGTGGTGGTGGCCTGCGTCCTGCCGTACCACGTGCTCGACAACAACCACACCGCGCCCGTCCCCGCCTCGTTCATCGCGCTCTACACGGTCACCGTCACCCAGCGCCCCTTCCACACCCTCCTGGTCTCGGCCGCGGGGCTCGGCCTCTCCCTGGCCGGGATGCTCTCTCTCGGCGGGGACAAGCAGGCCGCCGAACTGCTGCGTATCTACGGCTGGGTGCTCGCCGTCATCTTCGTCGGCATCGACGTCCGCTATTACCGGCAGTACATCGCCGCGGTCTTCGAACGTGCCGAGCGCGCCGAGCGCACCCGCGAGGAGGAGGCCCGCCGCCGGGTCGCCGAGGAACGTCTGCGCATCGCGCGGGACCTGCACGACCTGCTCGCCCACAGCATCACCCTGATCGGGGTGCAGACCTCGGTCGCCGCGCATGTGCTGTCCGCCGACCCCGAGCGGCTCGACCGGGAGACGGTCGCCAAGGCCCTCGACGACATCGCCGAGACCTGCCGCAGCGCGCGCGGCGAACTGCGCACCACCCTGGAGGTGCTGCGCGAGCCAGGACCGGTCGACGCGCGCGGCCCGCTGCCCGGACTCGACGGACTGCCCGATCTGGTGGAGGCCGCCCGGCTCGCGGGCGCGCGGGTGGAGCAGACGGTACGGGTCCGGCAGGCACCCCCTGCCGTCGGCGCCGCCGCCTACCGCATCGTGCAGGAGGCGCTCACCAACGCCGTACGGCACGCGGGACCCGAACCGACCGTCCGGGTCGACCTGCACGAACAGGACGGCGCCCTGCATCTCGCCGTCACCGACGACGGCACCGGGCCAACCGCCGGGAAGACACCCGGCTTCGGGCTGGTCGGAATGCGCGAGCGCGCCCGCAGCGTGGGCGGCACACTCGACGCCGGGCCGTGCGAACCGGGCGGCTTCCAGGTGTCCGCCGTACTGCCGCTCATGCCACTGGGAGAGACCACGTGACCATCCGCGTCCTGCTCGCCGACGACCAGACCCTCGTCCGGGCCGCGTTCGCCATGCTCGTCGAGTCCGCGGCGGACATGGAGGTCGTCGGGCAGGCGGCCACCGGCCGGGAGGCGCTGGAGCTGGCCCGCAAGGAGCGGGCCGACCTCGTCGTGATGGACATCCGGATGCCCGACCTCGACGGCATCGAGGCGACCCGGCTGATCGCGGCCGACGAGGACCTCGCCGGGGTACGGGTCCTGGTGCTGACGACCTACGACACCGACGAGCACATCGTGGAGGCGCTGCGGGCCGGGGCCTCCGGCTTCCTGGTGAAGGACACCCGTCCGGCCGAACTCCTCGACGCGATCCGCACGGTCGCCGCCGGGGAGGCGCTGCTGTCGCCGGGGCCCACGGCGCGGCTGATCGCGCGATTTCTGCGCAGCCCCTCGACCCCCGCGGTGGGCGGTCCCGAGGGCCTGTCCGAGCGGGAGCGCGAGGTGCTCACGCTGGTCGCGCGCGGCCTCAACAACACCGAGATAGCGGAGGCGTTGGGGCTCAGCCCGCTCACCGCGAAGACCCATGTCAGCCGCATCATGGGCAAGCTGGGGGCGCGCGACCGGGCCCAGCTGGTGATCGTCGCCTACGAGTCGGGTCTGGTGACTCCGGGAACCATGTGACGGACAGGTCAATATGTGACATTCCGTCAAGGGAGCTCGATGACCCTTCTGAGCCGCACTCTCCTCGTCACCGCTGTAATCCTCACCCCGCTCACCACGACCGGCCGGGCCTCCGCTGCCGAGGGCTGTGCCTCCTCGGTCCCCTATGTCGCGGGGCAGGGCGGCTACGACACGTACCGCATCCCGGCGACGGTCACCACCCGCCGGGGCACGCTGCTGGCCTTCGCCGAGGGCCGGCACGACGGCGCGGCCGACAGCGGTGACATCGACGTCGTCCTCAGACGCTCCGCCGACGGCGGCTGCACCTGGGGCCCGCTGACCGTGGTGGCCGCCGGGGACGGCGACACCCGGGGCAATCCGGCGCCGGTGGTGGACCCGTTGACCGGCGCGATCGTGCTGGTCACCTCGTACAACAGCGGTGCGGTGACCGAGGGCCGGATCATGCGGGGCGAGGTGACTCCGGAGCAGAGCCGTAGAGTCTTCGTGCAGAAGAGCTGGGACGACGGACTGCGCTTCAGCCGCCCCGAGGACATCACCGCGCAGGTGAAACCCGCGAACTGGCGCTGGTACGCCACCGGCCCCGGGCACGCGGTCGCGCTGCGGTACGGTCCGCACGCGGGACGCCTGGTGGTCCCCGCCAACCACTCCGCGGCCCCACCGCCCAGGTCCGCCGACTCCGGGCAGGAGCCCAAGTACTACGGCGGCCACGCCATCTACAGCGACGACGGAGGCGACACCTGGCAACTCGGCTTCGTGGACGACGTCTACGACGGCTACGTCAACGCCAACGAGTCCACGGCCGCCGAACTCCCGGACGGGAGCCTCTACTTCAACTCCCGCGACCAGCACGGCACCGCCACCGGCCACCGTCTCGACGGCCGGTCCGCGGACGGGGCCCGGTCACTGCTGCGGCCGTACGCCGTCCAGCCCACGCTGAACGAGGTGCCGGTGGTGCAGGCGAGCGTCCTCCAACTCCCTGAGTACGGGGCGCCCTTGCTGTTCTCCGGTCCGTCCGTGCCGACCGCCCGGCAGTCCATGGCCGTCTGGAGCAGCAGCGACGGCGGGGTGTCGTTCAGCAAGGCAGTGACGCTCTCCGAGGAGCGAGCCGCCTACTCCGACCTGGTCCAGGTCGACCCGGACACGGTCGGCGTGCTGTACGAGACGGGCATGGACAGCCCGTACGAGTCGATCGAGTTCCGCCGGCTGCCGGTCAACTCGCTCTAGAGGTACGCCTAGAGCAGTCCGGCCGTCGCCAGGAACTTGCCCACGCGTTCGATCTCCTCCGGGCCGAGCGGCACCTGGGGATGGGCGGTGGCCGGGCAGTCGATGACGCCGCGCAGGTGCAGGGCCGCCTTGAAGGCGCCGAGCGCCGACGAGCTGCCGCCCATCCGGGCCGGGTCACCGGCCCGGACCATGCCGAACAGGGCGCACAGCCGCTCCTGTTCGGCGCGGGCCCGGTGCCGGTCGCCGGCGCGGCTGAGCCGGTCCAGGCGGACGTAGCCGTGCGGATCGACGTTGGCGAGTCCGGGCACCGCCCCGTCCGCGCCCAGCGCCAGGGCCGCGTCGACGAACAGTTCGGAGCCGGTGAGCACGCTGAAGTCGGAGATGTCGGGGTGGGTGCGGGCGCCGGTGACGACCTCGCGGAAGCCGGCCAGATCGCCGCTGGAGTCCTTCAGCCCGGCCAGCACGCCCTCGGCGGCCAGTTTCAGGACCAGGTCGGCGGGGAGCTTGGTGTGCACGGCGGCCGGGATGTCGTAGGCGATGACGGGGACCGGGCTCCCGGCGGCGATCAGCCGGTAGTGGCGGGCGATCTCGGCGGGGTGGGTGGAGGCGTAGAAGGGGGCGGTCGCCACCACCGCGTCCGCCCCGGCCGCCGTCACCCGCGCCACCTGGTCCAGCACCCGGGGTGTGGTCATGTCGATGACGCCGGCCAGCACCGGCAGCTTCCCGCCCACGTGCAGGGCCACCGTCTCGACGACCAGTCTGCGCTGCCGGTCCGTCAGGAAGGCCGCCTCCGAGGTCGAGCCGAGCACGAACAGGCCCTGGACCCCGGCGTCCACCAGATGGTCGACGAGCCGGAGCAGCGAGTGGACGTCGATCTCGCGGTCCGGTGTCAGGGGTGTGCAGACGGGCGGGACGACACCGGTGAGCGGGTTCATGACGGCTCCCTTGCGGACTGTGCCAGGTCGTGGGTCGACCGGTCCTCCTCGACAGGATGGTGGCAGCGGTAGCGATGTCCCGGGCTGGACGCGTCGGAAAACTCCGGCATCACCTGAGCGCACAGCTCCGACACCTTCCAGCACCTGGTCCGGAAGGGGCAGCCGCTGGGCGGCCGGACCGCCGACGGGACCGGCCCGACCAGCGGAATCGGGTCCACGGCGTGCAGCAGTCCGGGCGTGGCGGAGAACAGGGCGCGGGTGTACGGGTGACAGGAGCGGTCGGTCACCCGGTCGGCCGGTGTCTCCTCCACGATCCGGCCGAGGTACATGGTGATCACCCGGTCGCTCATCCGCCGTACCGTCTGGATGTCGTGCGAGACGAAGACGAGGGCCAGGCCCAGGCGCTCCTTGAGGTCCAGCAGGAGGTTGAGGATCTGGGCGCGGACCGAGACGTCCAGGGCGCTGGTGGGCTCGTCGGCGACCACCAGATCGGGGTCGAGGGCCAGGGCGCGGGCGATGGCGACGCGTTGCCGTTGACCGCCGGAGAGCTGGCCGGGCAGGGCGTCGGCGAGCGCCCGGGGCAGTCCGACGAGGGCCATCAACTCCCGTACCCGGTCCTCGCGTTCCCGCTTGCCGCCCTGCTCGTGGACGTCCATCGGGTCGCGCAGGATCCGCCGGACGGGCAGGCGCCGGTTCAGGGCCGTGGACGGGTCCTGGAAGATCATTCCGGTGGAGCGGCCCACCGTTGCGCGCCGCTCGGCGGGCGGCATGGTCCACAGGTCACGGCCCCGGAAGGCCACCGTCCCGGACGCGGGGCGCTCCACACCGACCAGTACCTTCGCCAGCGTCGACTTCCCGCACCCGGACTCGCCCACCACCCCGACCGTCTCACCGGGCGCCACGGCGAGGTCGGCGCCGGTGAGTGCGTACACCCGGTCGCGGGTGAAGACTCCGCCGCTGCGGGCCTTGTGGACGACGTGGGTGTCCGTCAGCTCGACGATCGGGTGCGACTCGGGTACGGGGATCGCTTTCACTGCACGGCCTCCGTCGTCACCAGCTGGACCGCCGGGTCATGGCAGGCGGCCGTGTGCGTGTGGGTGCCCACCAGGTCCGGCCTGCTGATCAGGCACCGCTCGGTCGCCCGTGGGCAGCGGTCGGCGAACCGGCAGCCGTCGGGGAAGTCGGCGGGGGACGGGACGACGCCCCTGATCTGCGTCATCCGTTCGGCCGCGCCCTCCAGCGACAGCACGCTGCCGAGCAGCCCGCGTGTGTAGTGGTGGGCCGGTGCCTCCACCAGTTCGGCCGTGACCCCGGTCTCGACGACCTGCCCGCCGTACATCACCACCACCCGGTCCGTGACCTCCGCGACCAGGGCCAGGTCGTGCGAGACCAGGATCAGCGCGAACCCCAGCTCCTCGCGCAGCCGCAGCAGCAGCGCCATGATCTGCGCCTGCACGGTGACGTCGAGGGCGGTCGTCGGCTCGTCGGCGACGATCAGCTTCGGGTCCCGGGACAGGGCCATGGCGATCAGTACGCGCTGGCGCTGGCCGCCGGACAGTTCGTGCGGATAGCTGCGCAGGGTGCGCTCGGGGTCGAGGCCGACCAGGGTGAGCAGTTCGGCGGGGCCGCGGCGGCCGCCGCGCCGTACGACCTGCTTGAGCTGGGCGCGGATGGTCATCGCCGGGTTCAGGGAGGACAGGGCGTCCTGGTAGACCATCGCCATCTCGTGGCCGAGCAGTTTGCGGCGGGCCCGCATCGGCTCGGCCAGCAGGTCCCGCTGGTGGAAGCGGACCTGGCCGCGCACCCGGGCGCCCTTGGGCTGAAGGCCCATGATCGTCAGCGCGGTCAGCGACTTGCCGCAGCCCGACTCGCCGACCAGGCCCAGCACTTCGCCGGGCCGCACCTCGAAACTGATCCCGTCGACGATGTCCACGCCCCGGTGCCGGTCCGGGAAGCCGATGGCGAGGTTCTCCACGGCCAGCACCGGTTGGGCGTCCGTGGGCAGTGGGCGAGCCCTCGATCGCAACCTCCGCGCGGCCTCCGCCAGCCCTGGCAGGGCGACGACCTCGCCGCTGCCGGGCTCCGGCGCCTGGAGCCGGTCCACCTCCTCGGGGACCTCCACCTCGCGGGCCGCCGGAGCCGCCCAGGCGTCGGACACGCCCTCGGAGAGGATGTTCAGCGAGAGCACGGTGAACAGGATCACCAGACCCGGGAAGACGGTCGCCCACCAACCCCCGGTCAGCACCATGTTCTTGCCGTCCGCGATGACACTGCCCCACGACGGGTCGGGGGGCCTGACTCCCGCGCCGATGAAGGACAGCGACGCCTCGAAGACGATGGCCTCGGCGACCTGCACCGTGCAGAACACCAGGACCGGGGCCGCGCAGTTGACGGCCACATGACGCCAGACGATGTGCGGGGTGCGGGCACCGATCACCCGTTCCGCGGTCACATAGTCCTCGCCGTACTGGTCGAGCACGTTCGCCCGTACGACCCTTGCCACCGGAGGGGTGAACAGGAAGGCGATGGCGCAGATCAGGACGGTGATCCCGCCGCCGAACACGGCGACCAGGACGGCGGCGAGCGCGATGCCGGGGAACGCCATCACCACGTCCAGACAGCGCATCAGCGTCTCGTCGACCGCCTTGCGGGAGGTCGCCGCCACCGCCCCGATCAGCGCGCCCGCCACCAGGGCGAGTCCGGTGGCGCCCAGCCCGATCGCCAGCGACCAGCGGGCCCCGTACATCAGCCGGCTGAGGATGTCCCGGCCCAGGCTGTCCTGGCCCATCCAGTGCTCGGCGGAGGGGTGTCCGGTGCCGTCGACCGGGGGCTGCTGGTCCAGCGGGTCGTGCGGGGCGAGCAGCGGGGCGAACACGGCGACCAGGACCACCAGGGTCAGAAAGCCGACGGCGAGCTTCGACATCAGCGGCAGTCGGCGCCGGCCGCGCAGCCGGACGCCGGGGCGGGAGAGCCCCTTCGTGAGTTCCTTGCGGTTCATGATCATGCGGCCGAGTCCCTCAGTCGCGGGTTGACCAGCAGATACAGGATGTCGATCACCAGGTTGACGATGACGAAGCCGAACGCCGTGGTCAGCACCACGCCCTGGACGACCGCCGGGTCACCGTTCTTCACCGCGTCGATCATCAGCTTGCCCATGCCGGGCAGCGAGAAGATCGTCTCGATGACGACCGCGCCGCCCAGCAGATAGCCGACCCTCAGGCCCAGCACGGTGAGCGGATTGACCAGGGCGTTGCGCAGCACGTTGCGGCCCACCACCACCCGCGGCGGCAGACCGCTGCCGATCGCCGTGCGGACGTAGTCCTTGTCCAGCTCCTCCACCACCGAGGTGCGCACGATCCGGGTGAGCTGGGCCGCCACCGGCAGCGAGAGGGCGAGCGCGGGCAGCGTCATCGTCTTCAGCCAGCCGGTGAAGGAGTCCGCCGGGTTGATGTAGCCGCCGGCCGGGAACCAGCCCAGTTCGACCGCCAGGTACTGGATCATCAGCAGTGCCAGCCAGAAGCCGGGCGCGGCCACCCCGGTCAGCGAGACCACCCGGATGATCTGGTCCGGGAGCCGGTCCCGGTAGACGGCCGCGGTGACCCCGCCGAGCAGCGACAGCACGACCGCGACGCCGAGCCCCAGGAAGGTGAGCTGCATGGTCAGCGGCAGCGCGGTGAGCACCTGGTCGGCCACCTCGCCCCGGGTGAGCACGCTGGTGCCCAGGTCGCCGTGGAGCAGATCGCCGACGAAGGCGAAGTAGCGCACGGGCAGCGGATCCAGCAGGCCGTTCTCCTCGCGGAACTCGTGCAGTTGCTCGGGGGTGGGGTTGGCGCCCTGGAAGAACGCGGACGCCGGGTCGACGTCCGAGAAGCGCATCACCAGGAACACGAAGAGCACGATGCCGAGCGTCAGCGGCACCAGCAGAACGATTCGGCGCAGCAGGATCCGTACGACGGCCGTCATCCCGTTAGGCCCACTTCGCCTGGAGCAGGTTGATGCCGGGGTACGGCTGTGCCCTTATGCCGGTGAGCAGCCGGTCGTCCCAGGCCGTCATCAGCTCGTTGTGGACGACCGGGTAGAGCACGGCCTGCTCGGCGACGACGTCGACGTAGTCCTGGATCATCGCCTTCTTGCGGTCCGGGTCGGGCTCCCGGGTCGCCCGGTCCATGTCCTTGAAGAGCTGCCTGGCGACCGGATCGCGGGCCCAACGGGTGTACTGCATCCACAGGTTGGTGGGCCCGTAGTTGTAATGCATGATCAGATCGGCGTCGAGGCCGAACTGGTTGGGGTTCGATGCGGCGGCGACGACCTGGTAGTCCTGCTTCTGGTCCATCTTGGTGAAGACGGCCGTGGTCTCCTGCGGGGACAGCGTTGTCCTGACGCCGATCGCGTCCCAGGAGGACTTGATGGTCGGCAGGCAGTCCACGATCCAGCTGACGTTCACCGCGAGGATGTCGATCCTCAGCCCGCTGACCCCGGCCTCCTTCAGCAGCGCCTTCGCCCGGTCCGGGTCGTGGTCGTAGACCGTCTTCGCGCGCCGGTAGGCGGGGTTGGCCTCGTTCAGGAAGGAACTCGACGGGGTGCCGTGCCCCTTGAGGGCGACCTCGACCATCTTCTCGGTGTCGATGGCGTAGTGCAGCGCCTGCCGCACCCGTACGTCGTCGAAGGGCTTGTGCTCGGTGTTGAACATCAGGAACAGGTTGTTCATTCCGGCCCCGCCCGCGACCGTGAGACCGCCGCTCTCCAACTGCCCGATGTTGGCGTACGGGATGTTGTCGGAGATCTGCGCCCCGGCGCTCGCCCCCGAGATCCGGGCGACCCGCGGGGCCGCGTCCACGATCGTCAGCCAGTTCATCTTCCGGAAGGCGGCCCGGCGCGGCCCGTTGTAGCCGGCGTACGCCTCGAAGGTGGTGTTGGACTTCGGGTGGTGCGCGGTCTGCCGGTACGGGCCCGAGCCGATCGCCGTGCCCTTGATGGCGTCCTCCCAGCCGCCCGGCTCGGAGAACACGTGCTTCGGCATGACCTTGGCGAGGGTGAGCCGGGAAAGCCCGTCCGGGAAAGGGAACTTGAGTACGAGTTCGACGGTCTGCCGGTCGACCTTGCGGACCTCCTTCAGCCAGGGCGCGAAGAAGCCCTTGGCGAGGGTCTGGGTCTTCGGGTCGAGGATCCGGTCGAAGACGAACACGACGTCGTCGACGGTGACCGGCTTGCCGTCATGGAAGGAGGCGCCCTCCCGCAGCGCGAACCGCCAGGTCGTGGCGTTCGGGTCGGCCGGGACCCGGGTGGCGAGGGCCGCGTACGGCTCACGCGAGATGGGGTCGGTGTCCAGCAGGCCCTCGTAGATGTGGTTGTTGGCGGCCATGCAGAAGGCCGACGCGGTCTGCGTCGGATCCCAGCTGCCGTCGTTGCCGTAGCCGATGACCGCGGTCAGCGTGCGGTTCGGGCCGCCCGCCCCGCCGCCGGTGTCGTTGGTGGACTCCGGCCCGGCCGAGCAGGCCGCCAGCGACGCGGAGACGGCGGCGGCCGCGCCCAGCGCGCCGGAGTGCTTCAGGAAGGCCCGGCGACCGAGCGCCGGCACGTCGTGGGTCGCGTCGCGCACGGTTCCTCCAGAAGAAGAGGGAGTGGGGGGAGGGAGATACGACGTCCTACGTCCTGACAGTCAGCCGCGACCATAGGAGGGGCGATGGGGGCGGTCAAGGCATCACACACGAATGGCCTATTCCGCCATAGGTCGGACCAATGGCGGTGCGAAAAGGCGGGAGTTGAACCTGCTTGTCACCGGAGGTGGGACGTGGGACGTCCACGGCGCGTACGATGCCGCGCATGGCCGGGGAGACCGGGAACAGTCGCATACGGCGCGCGGTGGTCCAGCTGATCCTCGACCGCGGGCTCAGGCCGGGCGCGCCGCTGCCCACCGAGGCGGAGCTGATGGCGGACCTCAAGGTGAGCCGCAACTCCGTGCGCGAGGCGCTCAAGGCGCTCCAGGCGCTGGACATCGTGGAGATCCGGCACGGCTACGGCACCTACGTCGGGCACGCCTCACTGACCCCGCTGGTCGACGGGCTGACCTTCCGCGCGCTCGCCCGGCACGACCAGGACGCCGGGGCGCTCGCCGAGATCCTCCAGATTCGGGAGGTGCTGGAGGAGGGGCTGATCCGGCGGGTGGCGACGATGCTCACCGAGCCGGAGCTGGACCGTCTGGAGAAGGTCGTCGACCGGATGGACGAGGCGGGCCGCGCGGGCCTGCCCTTCGACGAACTCGACCGCGAATTCCACGAGTTGCTCTACGCCTCGCTCGGCAACGCCCTCGTGCCGCAGCTCCTCGGCGCCTTCTGGACCGTCTTCCGCCGGGTCTCCGGCGCCCTCGGCCGCCCCGACCAGCCCGCCCCGGACGTCACGGTCCGCCGCCACCGCGACATCGTGGACGCCCTGCGCGCCCACGACATCGAGGGCGCGCAGCGCGCGATGGCGGTCCATTTCCACGGCATCGAGGCCCGCACCATGAGCTGAGCGCTCGGGGCTACGGCAGCGTCTTCTCGTACGACGGGTCCTCGTCGGAGTCGTAGACGAGCTTGCCGTCGGCGTCGTAGCCCTTGATCCGGGGGGCCTCGGTGACCTGTCGGTCCAGGACGCCGGAGGCGATGAACCAGCCGTGGTCCAGGACCGCCCGGCCGGTCGTGTCGCCGTAGCTGACGGTGATCTTGGCGACCGAGGGGTCGAAGGTACCGATCGCACCCCAGCGGAAGGGCAGTTTCCAGTTCCCGCGGTCCAGGAAGGACTGCTGGTACAGCTTGCCGCCGTTGATGTCCGGCACCACCGCGAGGGCGCCCGGATCGGGGGCGCCGCCGCTGAGGTTAAGGCCCTGGGCCTCGCCCTCGCGGATGTTGCAGATCATCCGCGTCCCGTGCTCGTCGTCCTCCTTCACCGCGACGACGTACATGCCGTCACCGGGCGCGTTGGAGTCGCCGGTGCTGTTCATCGCCAGGATGATCCGGTAGCTGTCTGCCGGGCCGAGATCGGTGTCCCGCGGGCCGAGGCTGTGCTTCTCCTCGTAGGCGAGGCACTGGTCCACCGCGTCCGCCGCCTGCTCGAACGTGATCCCGTCCAGCAGTTGACCCTCCGTCACGGGGCGCGCGGGCCCCGACGGGGTCGGGGACGGCGTCGGGGAGTGAGAGGCGCTGACCGACGGGGTCGGTGACGTGGCCGTGGTGGAGCCGCCGCCGTCGTTCCCGGTCACCGCGTACGCGCCCACCGGCAGCGCGGCCAGCGTCGCCAGCACCGCCCCGGCCGCCGCCACCCGGCGCCGCCGCTCGGCCACGCCCTGGCGACGGATCTCCGGATACGGCACCGGCGCCGGCCGGATCGTGTACGCGTCCTCGGCGAGCAGCTCACGCAGCCGCTCCTCCACGTCCCGCTCCCGCTCCTGCTCCGCGTCACTCATCCGTGGCTCCCCTCGTCGCCGCATGGCTGTGCTCGGTCCCGCCCAAAACCCGCGCGAGCCCCGGATGCGCGCGCAACTTCGCCAGCCCCTTGGACGCCTGGCTCTTGACCGTGCCGGGCGAACAGCCGAGCGTGTCGGCGACCTCCGCCTCGGACAGGTCCTCCCAGTAGCGCAGGACCACCACCGCCCGCTGCCGGGGCGGCAGTTCGGCCAGCGCGGGCAGCAGCGCGCTGCGCGCGTCGGCCCAGGCGTACGCCTCGTCCCGGCCCGCCCGCTCCGGCGGCGCCGCGGTCAGCGCCTCCCGTACCCGCCGCTTGCGGAACCGGTCGCTGTTGCAGCTGACCAGCATCCGCCGGACGTACGCCTCCGGGTTGTCGCTGCGCGCCACCCGCCGCCAGGACCGGTACGCCTTGGCCAGCGCCGTCTGCGTCAGATCCTCCGCGTGGTGCGCGTCGCCCGTGAGCAGATAGGCGGTCCGCACGAGATGGGACCACCGCGCTCTGACGAACTCCTGGAACCGGTCTTCTGGTTCGACCTGCATCAAGCACCCTCCCTCGCCCTCCAGACCACCATCCGCACGGATTCGGTTGCCCGGTCCCCGGGACCAGGTTCGAATGGCTCCATGACAGACGACGAACTGTGGGACGAGGGAGCCCCCGGCGTACTCCGGCTGCCCTCGGGCCGCCTGGTCCGGGGCCGCGGTCTGCGCCGCCCGCTGCCTGCGGCCGCGCCGGACCCGTCGTACGGCGTCTACCTGCTGGGCGGCCGACCACCCGAGTTCTTCTGGGACTTCGACTGGATCCGCTGGCCCGACTTCCGGCTCCCGGCCGACCGCGAGCGGGCCCGCGAGGTGCTGGCCGAGGCCTGGCGACGGGCCGCCGACCAGCGGGTCGAGGTCGCCTGCGGCGGCGGACGCGGCCGTACGGGGACGGCGCTGGCCTGTCTCGCGGTTCTGGACGGCGTACCGGCCGAGGAGGCCGTCGCGTACGTCCGCCGCCACTACGACCCGCGCGCGGTGGAGACGCCGTGGCAGCGGCGGTACGTACGACGGTTCAGCTGAGCGTCTCGGC from Streptomyces davaonensis JCM 4913 encodes the following:
- a CDS encoding dipeptide/oligopeptide/nickel ABC transporter permease/ATP-binding protein; this translates as MIMNRKELTKGLSRPGVRLRGRRRLPLMSKLAVGFLTLVVLVAVFAPLLAPHDPLDQQPPVDGTGHPSAEHWMGQDSLGRDILSRLMYGARWSLAIGLGATGLALVAGALIGAVAATSRKAVDETLMRCLDVVMAFPGIALAAVLVAVFGGGITVLICAIAFLFTPPVARVVRANVLDQYGEDYVTAERVIGARTPHIVWRHVAVNCAAPVLVFCTVQVAEAIVFEASLSFIGAGVRPPDPSWGSVIADGKNMVLTGGWWATVFPGLVILFTVLSLNILSEGVSDAWAAPAAREVEVPEEVDRLQAPEPGSGEVVALPGLAEAARRLRSRARPLPTDAQPVLAVENLAIGFPDRHRGVDIVDGISFEVRPGEVLGLVGESGCGKSLTALTIMGLQPKGARVRGQVRFHQRDLLAEPMRARRKLLGHEMAMVYQDALSSLNPAMTIRAQLKQVVRRGGRRGPAELLTLVGLDPERTLRSYPHELSGGQRQRVLIAMALSRDPKLIVADEPTTALDVTVQAQIMALLLRLREELGFALILVSHDLALVAEVTDRVVVMYGGQVVETGVTAELVEAPAHHYTRGLLGSVLSLEGAAERMTQIRGVVPSPADFPDGCRFADRCPRATERCLISRPDLVGTHTHTAACHDPAVQLVTTEAVQ
- a CDS encoding ABC transporter permease; the encoded protein is MTAVVRILLRRIVLLVPLTLGIVLFVFLVMRFSDVDPASAFFQGANPTPEQLHEFREENGLLDPLPVRYFAFVGDLLHGDLGTSVLTRGEVADQVLTALPLTMQLTFLGLGVAVVLSLLGGVTAAVYRDRLPDQIIRVVSLTGVAAPGFWLALLMIQYLAVELGWFPAGGYINPADSFTGWLKTMTLPALALSLPVAAQLTRIVRTSVVEELDKDYVRTAIGSGLPPRVVVGRNVLRNALVNPLTVLGLRVGYLLGGAVVIETIFSLPGMGKLMIDAVKNGDPAVVQGVVLTTAFGFVIVNLVIDILYLLVNPRLRDSAA
- a CDS encoding ABC transporter substrate-binding protein, translating into MRDATHDVPALGRRAFLKHSGALGAAAAVSASLAACSAGPESTNDTGGGAGGPNRTLTAVIGYGNDGSWDPTQTASAFCMAANNHIYEGLLDTDPISREPYAALATRVPADPNATTWRFALREGASFHDGKPVTVDDVVFVFDRILDPKTQTLAKGFFAPWLKEVRKVDRQTVELVLKFPFPDGLSRLTLAKVMPKHVFSEPGGWEDAIKGTAIGSGPYRQTAHHPKSNTTFEAYAGYNGPRRAAFRKMNWLTIVDAAPRVARISGASAGAQISDNIPYANIGQLESGGLTVAGGAGMNNLFLMFNTEHKPFDDVRVRQALHYAIDTEKMVEVALKGHGTPSSSFLNEANPAYRRAKTVYDHDPDRAKALLKEAGVSGLRIDILAVNVSWIVDCLPTIKSSWDAIGVRTTLSPQETTAVFTKMDQKQDYQVVAAASNPNQFGLDADLIMHYNYGPTNLWMQYTRWARDPVARQLFKDMDRATREPDPDRKKAMIQDYVDVVAEQAVLYPVVHNELMTAWDDRLLTGIRAQPYPGINLLQAKWA
- a CDS encoding FadR/GntR family transcriptional regulator → MPRMAGETGNSRIRRAVVQLILDRGLRPGAPLPTEAELMADLKVSRNSVREALKALQALDIVEIRHGYGTYVGHASLTPLVDGLTFRALARHDQDAGALAEILQIREVLEEGLIRRVATMLTEPELDRLEKVVDRMDEAGRAGLPFDELDREFHELLYASLGNALVPQLLGAFWTVFRRVSGALGRPDQPAPDVTVRRHRDIVDALRAHDIEGAQRAMAVHFHGIEARTMS
- a CDS encoding SigE family RNA polymerase sigma factor, with the protein product MQVEPEDRFQEFVRARWSHLVRTAYLLTGDAHHAEDLTQTALAKAYRSWRRVARSDNPEAYVRRMLVSCNSDRFRKRRVREALTAAPPERAGRDEAYAWADARSALLPALAELPPRQRAVVVLRYWEDLSEAEVADTLGCSPGTVKSQASKGLAKLRAHPGLARVLGGTEHSHAATRGATDE